From the genome of Medicago truncatula cultivar Jemalong A17 chromosome 2, MtrunA17r5.0-ANR, whole genome shotgun sequence:
ATTAATTAAACATggtaccaaaataaataaatatacatataCTCAATTGTCCCCTACTAGAAAATATTCTGTTCACATTAACAACCCACCAGCTTTCACAGCTCCAGAGATTGGAGCagacaaaaacaacaaaaatatatatatataaacagaAATCAAtgatcaaacatttttcttgtcaATCTAAGAAACCCATCACCCTTTTTCTCCAACAATTTTTGGAGACCTCAATGAGAATTTTGAGCTTCATTATACACCAAATTACCTAAGTGGTAGCTCAACTTACAAGCTACACTAGATCAATTCAAAAGAACAccctagttttttttatattttttttagtgcttaaacttttaaccGTAGTTTTAAATTGCGATCCACAACTGCGGCCACGATATTGCAACCACATTTACctgcaatttaaaaccacaGCTTTAACATAAAAGATCAAGGACAGTTAGGGTTTCGACCCGGACCACCATAATAGAAGTAGGTGCCCCAATCACCAGCATTACCAGTTTTGACATTATAACAGTTATCTTTTTCAGTGTAGGTACCAAGATCTTTTGGAGCCCTTAACTTGTTGTCACCATCAACAACctgaatatttttgaaataactaGCCTTGCCAAAACCTTCATCAGGAAAATGTCCACTTCCCATTTGTGTTGATGTGTGCTGTCCATCAGACTCAGAGTTCACAACCTCACCACCCCATTCAATCATGGAGGCACTCTCAGTTAGGTATGAGAATAAAGGAGCTGGCCAGTATCCTAGAACATGGTCATTTCCAAATTGCATCCACCAGTTTCCCTCTTTTGGGTCCTACACattagttttttattcaaattaacaACATTAAATGACATTGATACATTTTAAATTCATGGAAAACAAGATATCATGTTACTTTTTAGTAACTTTTAAATCTTGATCACCCATGTGTACGAATTCAAATTTCCTGCCGTCATAGATTCTGTGCATTTACGACGATATAACAGCTTAAAATCATTGGATTAAGACCAGACAACTCCGATATCAAATTGGCTTTTAAAGCTGATTTACCGTCTGATTTTGATCCAATACTTCTAAGCTGTTGACTGCGTGAATGCACAAAATCTTTGCTAATAGATAATGTGAACTCATACACACATACAAAAAGAGACTGAACTATATGTCATACATACATTCTTACATTACAcacacataaacataaacattcaGATATAATGAGATGTTTGTCAGAGATTCtctgtatttaaaattaaataatgtgcATATACAAACAATCTTACTGAAATAATTGTAGTGTTAGTTAAGTGTGGGGcatattttctttctataatggccaataacaaaagataacattataaaaagacatGTACCTTCCAGACCAAGATGCTTATATCATATTGGGAAGAACCATAGTTAGAAAGTGGGGATATACTTGCTCCAAGGGCTATACCATTGTTAATTTGAATAAAGCCAGAACAAAGGAGATTATAACAACCAGTTGCTTGATATGCATCACTCTGCCACATTAATGAAACAAACAAATTCATGAAATGAATGAGAAACTATagacaatattaatttaatgaaaGCACAAAGTGGAGTGATTGTATTGGGAACTCACTGTCCAATAAGTGAAGAGTCTAGTGTTATTGTCACCATACAAATCAGGGCTGACCTAATTGTTGCAAGAGCAGACAAGACAAACATGAAATTAGAAGATAagtgataaataatatcattcaaaagataatgaatttgatttgaaaattatttttaagacaGTAGTTTTGCTTCTGACAATCTGGTTTTCAAGGGAAATGGACTTTCAATTGGGAGATAAGAAAAGTATGGTCAATGATTGTTTTGGCCAGGGTTGAAGTTTGGATACTTCTGATCGATTCGGCCTTAACCGGAGGCCATTAACCAATCGATTCAAACAGAAGATGACAATATAGCAAGAAATTTAAATAATACCTGCCAGCCTGCTTCAATGCTGTTGAGATCTTGACCAAAGGCACCAGCCAAAATCCAAATTTGAGACAGACTGAATTCATTAGGTTGTTGAATTTTTGGGTCCCAAACGTTTATGGTTGCCTTTGCTCCATAGAAATCACCTCCCTCCACATAAGCTATGGCATGCTAATTGctccaagaaaataaaatcaaaaggaataaaacaaatacataaaatCAGGAGATAATATACACAACCAAAGCATTTCCATGCTATAGTAACATCCTATCATAATAAAGGACGAGACCTCTACGGCGTGCCAAGTTAAAGTGTAAAGTAAGTAATATTAATAATCGATGAATAAATTGGTTATTGATATTACATGCACACGCATAACAAATCATAGATGTGCTGAAATATCaatccttaattatttttttgttgagattACACATATTTACTCTGTCTCTATACACTTTTCCCAAcccttgataaaaaaataacttttcttGGTTGTTTCTGtactaaattattttcttttgcaCAAAATATACACCTAATGAAGAAATGTACACACACTCACACATTCAAATGAAGTAAACATAAGAAATGAGAATAATTTCTTGGTAAACTATTAGTGGTGACTTGAACTTGCAGTAGGTGCATTATAAGTAACATGGTAGTGGTGGAAGTACCTGATGACCACTCTGAGTCAAGATGTCAGGTAGAGGTTTTGCAGGTTTTGGTTGAGGAGTACTCTTTTGCTTCTTCTTTCCAAAATTTTGAACAGAGCTAGCCCTTAATATGTCATTTGTTCTAGTCCTTCTTATAGGAATTGTTCCTTCAGAACACATACCATTTTTCTGCCAAAGCTGAGTTATAggctttgaatttgaatttgaatttgaagagactttgctctctccaaaagTTTTCCTTTCTGGATGAAAATTTGGCCTCATCTGCATCACAAACCAATTCATATTAACAAGAAACCAAATGAcacataaaagaaagaaaaggtaCAACAAATGCAATTTGAACTAAACaagttgaaaattttgaatttagatGAAAAAGAGAAAGTTGTATAATTCACCTGAATCTTGTGATCTTTGAGTTCAGGGTGATCAAAAGCTGGTTGGTGTGAAACATGAACACAGTCAATAATATCTCCATCAGGACTCTGCTTTCACAAAACCATAAAAAAGTACACTTGCATAAATGAACTATGTTTATGAATGGTCCTAAAAATCtagaaactaaataaattacacttgttaacaaaatttacaaaagagtgacaccaatacaaaaatatactaaaattcTGTTCAAATTGCATGAACAAAAACAATAGCAGATTTTCCATTATTGTAGTGAAAAAGACTAAAGAATCTCCCAACTCCCAAGAACTAAAGTTCCTTTCAAACccaaaaagtttaattttttacaaatcCCAATTAGAAATAAAACCGTTATGCAACCAATGAAAAAGTGGCAGAgtgaaaaggaaacaaaaagttaagaaagaaaaaaaaaaacttatctcTACCTTGATGGACTTAACAGGTGGTCTGTTCAAATTCTTCAAGTGCTTCTTAACCTCAAGC
Proteins encoded in this window:
- the LOC11418598 gene encoding uncharacterized protein isoform X1 → MVSLSTSTHSLSLSTHSLMEVNFGLCFCLLVLLVPFTCAGRATISTTTGNGGNSGGSIQKLEVKKHLKNLNRPPVKSIKSPDGDIIDCVHVSHQPAFDHPELKDHKIQMRPNFHPERKTFGESKVSSNSNSNSKPITQLWQKNGMCSEGTIPIRRTRTNDILRASSVQNFGKKKQKSTPQPKPAKPLPDILTQSGHQHAIAYVEGGDFYGAKATINVWDPKIQQPNEFSLSQIWILAGAFGQDLNSIEAGWQVSPDLYGDNNTRLFTYWTSDAYQATGCYNLLCSGFIQINNGIALGASISPLSNYGSSQYDISILVWKDPKEGNWWMQFGNDHVLGYWPAPLFSYLTESASMIEWGGEVVNSESDGQHTSTQMGSGHFPDEGFGKASYFKNIQVVDGDNKLRAPKDLGTYTEKDNCYNVKTGNAGDWGTYFYYGGPGRNPNCP
- the LOC11418598 gene encoding uncharacterized protein isoform X2, producing the protein MEVNFGLCFCLLVLLVPFTCAGRATISTTTGNGGNSGGSIQKLEVKKHLKNLNRPPVKSIKSPDGDIIDCVHVSHQPAFDHPELKDHKIQMRPNFHPERKTFGESKVSSNSNSNSKPITQLWQKNGMCSEGTIPIRRTRTNDILRASSVQNFGKKKQKSTPQPKPAKPLPDILTQSGHQHAIAYVEGGDFYGAKATINVWDPKIQQPNEFSLSQIWILAGAFGQDLNSIEAGWQVSPDLYGDNNTRLFTYWTSDAYQATGCYNLLCSGFIQINNGIALGASISPLSNYGSSQYDISILVWKDPKEGNWWMQFGNDHVLGYWPAPLFSYLTESASMIEWGGEVVNSESDGQHTSTQMGSGHFPDEGFGKASYFKNIQVVDGDNKLRAPKDLGTYTEKDNCYNVKTGNAGDWGTYFYYGGPGRNPNCP